The following coding sequences are from one Eucalyptus grandis isolate ANBG69807.140 chromosome 11, ASM1654582v1, whole genome shotgun sequence window:
- the LOC104426698 gene encoding probable galacturonosyltransferase-like 4, whose product MASWSPSPFPLLAGLLSFLLLCRPSATSATPSGGIHHSLIRKPSSPEIPLFREAPAFRNGEACSSPLSNATIHVAMTLDANYLRGTMAAVLSILQHSTCPENFEFHFLFVQLKPEVLSSINSTFPYLRFRVYRFDPNRVRGKISKSIRQALDQPLNYARIYLADLIPTDVRRVVYLDSDLVVVDDIAELWQVDLEGKVLAAPEYCHANFTKYFTELFWSDPVLARTFEGRRPCYFNTGVMVVDVEKWRQGGYTQKVEEWMAVQKQKRIYHLGSLPPFLLVLAGNIKPVDHRWNQHGLGGDNLEGKCRALHPGPISLLHWSGKGKPWLRLDSRKPCTVDHLWAPYDLYRSSKPSLEE is encoded by the coding sequence ATGGCCTCTTGGAGCCCTTCTCCTTTCCCACTCCTTGCCGGCCTCCTGTCTTTCCTCCTCCTATGCCGCCCCTCGGCCACCTCCGCCACCCCCTCCGGTGGCATCCATCATAGCCTCATCCGGAAGCCGTCATCTCCAGAGATCCCCCTCTTCCGTGAGGCCCCTGCATTCCGCAATGGCGAGGCCTGCAGCTCCCCGCTGAGCAATGCCACCATCCATGTTGCAATGACCCTGGACGCCAATTATCTTAGGGGCACCATGGCCGCCGTCCTGTCGATCCTGCAACACTCGACTTGCCCCGAGAACTTCGAGTTCCACTTCCTCTTCGTGCAGCTCAAGCCTGAGGTCTTATCCAGCATCAACTCTACCTTCCCCTATCTCCGCTTCAGGGTCTACCGCTTTGACCCCAACCGGGTGCGCGGCAAGATATCCAAGTCCATCCGGCAAGCGCTCGACCAGCCCCTCAACTATGCGCGGATCTACCTCGCAGACCTAATACCCACTGACGTCAGGCGTGTAGTCTACCTTGACTCGGACCTTGTGGTGGTGGACGACATCGCAGAACTGTGGCAGGTGGACCTGGAGGGGAAGGTCCTGGCCGCCCCTGAGTACTGCCATGCCAACTTCACCAAGTACTTCACGGAGCTCTTCTGGTCAGACCCCGTCCTGGCGAGGACGTTCGAAGGGCGGAGGCCGTGCTATTTCAACACCGGCGTGATGGTGGTTGACGTCGAGAAGTGGAGGCAAGGAGGGTACACCCAGAAGGTGGAGGAATGGATGGCTGtgcaaaagcaaaagaggaTATACCACCTGGGCTCATTGCCTCCGTTCTTGCTTGTTTTGGCTGGGAACATCAAACCAGTTGACCACAGATGGAATCAACATGGCTTGGGTGGTGACAATCTTGAAGGCAAATGCAGGGCTCTCCATCCTGGCCCCATAAGTCTCCTCCACTGGAGTGGCAAAGGCAAGCCTTGGCTAAGGTTGGACTCGAGAAAGCCATGCACGGTTGACCATTTGTGGGCACCTTATGATCTGTACCGTTCATCAAAACCTTCATTAGAGGAATGA